The proteins below come from a single Caulobacter flavus genomic window:
- a CDS encoding type VI secretion system Vgr family protein, with amino-acid sequence MLIEQTQEYREATIDMRGLSTDQILLSRLSAEERLSEPFSIVVEVISQDGVIDFRPHLGADTVVVMEENRQISRAFHGVLWQAQSLGEAPQGLVYRLVLRPWLSLLSLGMDSRIFQNKTAPQILHEVFERNGFSKYDLKRLKTAYKPRDYCVQFRESDFAFVSRLMEEEGIYYFFEHDEEGHTLVLADAPSCHQPSKELPDVPFVRPGSERSRRRAHLSAWSERVSPAPQRVTLRDFHFIKPPERFVSMDKATGEYQLETAELYDYPGGHAIYGETEASGEGKRYAAARLAASRAERRSFTGSGDAFALGCGETFDLTEHLVEEYNRDFLIVGAAHHLSADSYRSGGEGGYQIEVEVEVVPADTLWRSRLKTPKPVVGGPQTATVTGPKGEVVWPDKYGRVKVQFHWDRQGKFDADTSCWVRVSHAWADAGFGTVMLPRIGEEVVIDFLDGDPDQPLITGRVYNATHMPPYELPNHKTRSTWKSRTVGKSGDYAGAEEPPRGDEPGFNELRLEDKGGDEEIFVHAQRNLKAWVRLDESRKAGRDMKVRVGRDRVTEIKHDETITVETGDESRKIAKGGRRTKINKSDDLVVETGDYSMTVEKGKVLIDAKREILLKVGSNTVKISPKGIEINGMTIVAKADTSLSAKALTAEVKAGTVLTLNGLPVLIN; translated from the coding sequence ATGTTGATCGAACAGACGCAGGAGTATCGCGAAGCGACGATCGACATGCGCGGCCTGTCGACCGATCAGATACTGCTTTCGCGCCTGAGCGCCGAAGAACGGCTGAGCGAACCGTTTTCCATCGTGGTCGAGGTGATCTCGCAGGACGGCGTGATCGACTTCAGGCCGCACCTCGGCGCCGACACCGTCGTGGTGATGGAGGAGAACCGGCAGATCTCCCGCGCCTTCCATGGCGTGCTGTGGCAGGCGCAGAGCCTCGGCGAGGCTCCCCAGGGGCTCGTCTATCGTCTGGTCCTGCGCCCGTGGCTGTCGCTGCTGAGCCTGGGGATGGACAGCCGCATCTTCCAGAACAAGACGGCGCCGCAGATCCTGCACGAGGTCTTCGAGCGGAACGGCTTCAGCAAGTACGATCTGAAGCGCCTGAAGACCGCCTACAAGCCCCGGGACTACTGTGTTCAGTTCCGCGAGAGCGACTTTGCCTTCGTGTCGCGGCTGATGGAGGAAGAAGGCATCTACTACTTCTTCGAGCACGACGAAGAGGGCCATACGCTGGTGCTCGCCGACGCGCCCTCCTGTCACCAGCCGTCGAAGGAGCTCCCCGACGTGCCCTTCGTGCGGCCCGGATCCGAGCGTTCCCGGCGCCGGGCGCACCTGTCGGCATGGAGCGAGCGCGTGTCGCCGGCGCCGCAGCGGGTCACCCTGCGGGACTTCCACTTCATCAAGCCTCCGGAACGCTTCGTCTCGATGGACAAGGCCACGGGCGAGTACCAGCTGGAGACCGCCGAGCTCTACGACTACCCCGGGGGGCACGCGATCTACGGAGAGACCGAGGCGTCGGGCGAAGGCAAGCGCTACGCAGCGGCGCGCCTGGCCGCTAGCCGCGCCGAGCGGCGCAGCTTCACCGGATCCGGCGACGCGTTCGCCCTGGGTTGCGGCGAGACCTTCGATCTCACCGAGCACCTCGTCGAAGAGTACAATCGCGACTTCCTGATCGTGGGCGCGGCGCATCACCTGTCCGCGGACTCCTACCGCAGCGGCGGCGAGGGGGGGTATCAGATCGAGGTCGAGGTCGAGGTCGTGCCGGCCGACACGCTCTGGCGCTCCAGGCTGAAGACCCCCAAGCCGGTCGTCGGCGGCCCGCAGACCGCCACGGTGACCGGACCCAAGGGCGAGGTCGTCTGGCCCGACAAGTACGGCCGCGTGAAGGTGCAGTTCCACTGGGACCGGCAGGGCAAGTTCGACGCCGACACCTCCTGCTGGGTGCGGGTGTCCCATGCCTGGGCCGACGCCGGGTTCGGGACGGTCATGCTGCCGCGCATCGGCGAGGAGGTGGTGATCGACTTCCTGGACGGCGATCCGGACCAGCCGTTGATCACCGGGAGGGTCTACAACGCCACCCATATGCCGCCCTACGAACTGCCGAACCACAAGACCCGCTCGACCTGGAAAAGTCGCACGGTAGGCAAGTCGGGAGACTACGCCGGAGCCGAGGAGCCACCCCGGGGCGACGAGCCGGGTTTCAACGAGCTGCGCCTGGAGGACAAGGGCGGCGACGAGGAGATCTTCGTCCACGCCCAGCGCAACCTGAAGGCCTGGGTCCGCCTCGACGAAAGCCGAAAGGCCGGCCGCGACATGAAGGTGCGGGTCGGGCGCGACCGGGTCACCGAGATCAAGCACGACGAGACGATCACGGTCGAGACCGGCGACGAGAGCCGCAAGATCGCCAAGGGCGGCCGCAGGACCAAGATCAACAAGAGCGACGATCTGGTGGTCGAGACCGGCGACTACTCGATGACGGTCGAGAAGGGCAAGGTGCTGATCGACGCCAAGCGGGAGATCTTGCTGAAGG
- a CDS encoding ImpA family type VI secretion system protein, with protein MAIDVKALLSPISDADPTGANLSDDASLELSVQRDRIAYGLKACLPDAKKGRSEPLPPRGIIELCGKCLGVQKDIWFGVYMAQAGASAGDLDAVAAGAEIVAGLLADMWDQASPPLSDGIVARSNASDTLGSYADFVRRLAAAPLWKSRQGAFTAGDITAGAGERYDLFISALSLQGPADLQAIAGQIARFQKALDSIDAAFEAYALSAGVFDDAAGFGTSREFMERLLSHIGEAIEAPRSAPADGPAAEIPAASPQTTAAPSGFAASAPAAPAGTPIRGRIASREDVARAIDEICAYYKAQEPGSPIPMVLERVKTWLPMSFIDVLKEIAPGSVSEAERILVRQNN; from the coding sequence GTGGCGATCGACGTAAAAGCTCTACTTTCGCCGATCTCCGATGCGGATCCCACGGGCGCGAACCTGTCCGACGACGCGTCGTTGGAGCTCAGCGTCCAGCGAGACAGGATCGCGTACGGGTTGAAAGCCTGTCTGCCGGACGCCAAGAAGGGGCGCTCCGAACCCCTCCCTCCTCGGGGGATCATCGAACTCTGCGGCAAGTGCCTTGGCGTTCAGAAGGACATCTGGTTCGGGGTCTACATGGCCCAGGCGGGCGCATCGGCAGGCGACCTGGATGCGGTCGCCGCGGGCGCCGAGATCGTCGCCGGCCTGCTCGCCGACATGTGGGACCAGGCAAGCCCGCCCCTGAGCGACGGGATCGTCGCCCGCTCCAATGCCAGCGACACGCTGGGATCCTACGCGGACTTCGTGAGGCGGCTGGCCGCGGCCCCGCTCTGGAAGTCGCGTCAGGGGGCCTTCACGGCGGGAGACATCACCGCCGGAGCGGGCGAGAGGTACGACCTGTTCATCTCGGCGCTGAGCCTTCAGGGGCCGGCCGACCTGCAGGCGATCGCCGGCCAGATCGCGCGGTTCCAGAAGGCGCTGGACAGCATCGACGCCGCCTTCGAGGCGTACGCGCTGTCGGCCGGCGTGTTCGACGATGCGGCCGGCTTCGGGACGTCGCGCGAATTCATGGAGCGGCTGCTGAGCCATATCGGCGAGGCCATCGAGGCTCCCCGCTCCGCGCCCGCCGACGGCCCGGCGGCCGAGATTCCGGCCGCCTCCCCGCAAACCACCGCCGCCCCCTCAGGCTTCGCCGCCTCGGCTCCGGCTGCTCCGGCGGGGACCCCGATCCGTGGACGGATCGCGAGCCGAGAGGACGTGGCGCGCGCGATCGACGAGATCTGCGCCTACTACAAGGCCCAGGAGCCTGGAAGTCCGATCCCGATGGTCCTGGAGCGGGTGAAGACCTGGCTTCCGATGTCTTTCATCGACGTCCTGAAGGAAATTGCTCCGGGCAGCGTCTCGGAGGCCGAGCGAATACTGGTGAGGCAGAACAACTGA
- the tssB gene encoding type VI secretion system contractile sheath small subunit → MARKKRSNATDIGRTRPPRVHIVYKANPDDAKPAVELPFVMGVMSDLSGDSTVPRPELNRRKFDSIDIDNFAGKMKAIAPRATFRVKNTLTGEGELFMDLTFRSMDDFSPAALAKADPALRDLLEARDRLVTLSSYVDGAAGAQKLLDDVLQNPALLEALASAKPVEVTPDEDQNA, encoded by the coding sequence GTGGCGCGGAAAAAGAGAAGCAATGCGACGGACATCGGCCGGACCCGGCCGCCGCGCGTTCACATCGTCTACAAGGCCAACCCGGACGACGCCAAGCCGGCCGTCGAGCTGCCGTTCGTGATGGGCGTGATGTCCGATCTGTCGGGCGACAGCACGGTTCCGCGCCCGGAACTGAACCGGCGGAAGTTCGACAGCATCGACATCGACAACTTCGCGGGGAAGATGAAGGCGATCGCGCCGCGCGCGACCTTCCGCGTCAAGAATACGCTGACGGGCGAAGGCGAGCTCTTCATGGACCTGACGTTCCGCTCGATGGACGACTTCTCCCCGGCCGCGCTCGCCAAGGCCGATCCCGCCTTGCGTGACCTGCTCGAGGCCCGCGATCGGCTGGTCACCCTCAGCTCCTATGTCGACGGCGCCGCCGGCGCGCAGAAGCTGCTCGACGACGTGCTGCAGAATCCGGCCCTGCTCGAGGCGCTGGCCAGCGCGAAACCCGTCGAAGTCACCCCCGACGAAGACCAGAACGCCTAA